From a region of the Cucumis sativus cultivar 9930 chromosome 6, Cucumber_9930_V3, whole genome shotgun sequence genome:
- the LOC101203720 gene encoding cell wall integrity and stress response component 1: MKKSGFIAASVAAASASAAVASPSSSTLVCNPKVLFPRQEGKEGENSSSSSSSSSSSSSSSSSSTDKFAPKFDGLRFIETLVTAHR; encoded by the exons atgaaGAAATCAGGTTTCATCGCCGCCTCCGTCGCCGCCGCATCCGCCTCCGCCGCCGTCGCCTCCCCTTCTTCCTCTACCCTTGTTTGCAACCCTAAAGTTCTATTCCCTCGCCAG GAGGGAAAGGAAGGAGAGaactcatcttcttcttcttcttcttcttcttcttcttcttcatcatcatcgtCTTCCACCGATAAATTTGCTCCTAAATTTGATGGATTGAGATTTATTGAAACTCTTGTAACGGCTCATAGATGA
- the LOC105435790 gene encoding riboflavin synthase yields MSTFSSLSTATSLSNIPRMLPPIGSLHLPSSHFFPKFNFNTKTSLFTLFTSTHRPQLCYKSRPRASVQCLFTGIVEEIGHVKSLGISENGGFDLEINAKTVLEGVNLGDSIAVNGTCLTVTAFDHQLSEFKVGLAPETLRKTSLVELSPGSPVNLERAVQPISRMGGHFVQGHVDGTGEIISMDLEGDSLWIKVKTSEALLNYIVPKGFIAVDGTSLTVVDVFDDEKAFNFMLVAYTQKNVVIPLKKVGHLVNLEVDILGKYVQRLLSNGAIKPIESP; encoded by the coding sequence ATGTCTACTTTTTCTTCCCTCTCTACTGCTACATCACTCTCCAATATCCCCAGAATGCTTCCTCCAATAGGGAGTCTTCATCTCCCATCCTCCCATTTTTTCCCCAAGTTCAATTTCAATACCAAGACGTCTCTTTTCACTCTATTCACTTCCACCCACAGGCCCCAACTGTGTTACAAATCTCGCCCAAGGGCCTCCGTTCAATGTCTTTTCACAGGCattgttgaagaaattggCCATGTTAAAAGCTTGGGTATTAGTGAAAATGGGGGATTCGATTTGGAAATTAATGCAAAAACTGTTCTTGAAGGTGTTAACCTTGGAGATAGCATTGCTGTCAATGGAACTTGTCTTACTGTCACTGCTTTTGACCACCAACTATCTGAATTCAAGGTGGGGTTGGCGCCTGAGACGCTCAGGAAGACTTCATTGGTGGAACTCTCGCCTGGTTCACCTGTGAACTTGGAGAGGGCGGTTCAACCAATCAGCCGAATGGGTGGCCATTTTGTGCAGGGGCATGTGGATGGGACTGGGGAGATAATATCAATGGATCTTGAAGGGGATTCCTTGTGGATTAAGGTGAAGACATCGGAGGCTTTGCTGAATTACATTGTACCGAAGGGATTTATTGCTGTGGATGGGACTAGCTTGACTGTGGTAGATGTTTTTGATGATGAGAAGGCTTTTAACTTCATGTTGGTTGCTTATACTCAGAAAAATGTGGTCATTCCGTTGAAGAAAGTTGGACATTTGGTGAATTTGGAGGTAGATATTCTTGGCAAGTATGTGCAAAGACTCCTCAGTAATGGTGCCATCAAACCCATTGAGTCTCCATGA
- the LOC101203471 gene encoding uncharacterized protein LOC101203471 — MNSGDIVELRRNSTNWAKVVEDVVKLEKKVFPKHESLARFFDQELRKQNSGLLFLDLHGEVVGYVMYSWPSSLYATIAKLAVKEKCRRQGHGETLLKAAIEKCRTRNIQRIGLHVDPSRTAAMNLYKKLGFQVDSLIKGYYSADRDAYRMYLEF; from the exons ATGAACAGTGGGGATATCGTTGAATTGCGAAGAAACTCCACCAACTGGGCTAAGGTAGTGGAAGACGTCGTTAAGCTCGAGAAGAAGGTATTCCCCAAACACGAGTCTCTTGCCAGGTTTTTCGACCAAGAACTCAGAAAACAGAATTCTGGATTGCTTTTCCTGGACTTACATGGAGAAGTCGTAGGTTATGTCATGTATTCTTGGCCCTCTTCTCTCTACGCTACTATCGCCAAACTCGCAG TGAAGGAGAAGTGTAGGAGACAAGGTCATGGAGAAACACTACTGAAGGCAGCCATTGAGAAGTGCAGAACCAGAAACATTCAGCGTATAGGTCTTCATGTTGATCCCTCGAGGACAGCGGCTATGAATCTCTACAAGAAACTTGGGTTCCAAGTTGATAGCTTGATTAAAGGATACTATTCTGCGGATCGAGATGCCTACAGAATGTACTTAGAATTTTGA
- the LOC101207092 gene encoding tetraspanin-19, producing the protein MVRMLRACIRSLLKFVNSGNGMVGIAMILYGIWLMRAWQRHLGHLPYEGPNDPIPWFTYSFLGLGILLCVITCLGHIAAETANGCCLHLYMLLLFMVIMVEAGVTTDVFLNRDWAEDFPKDPSGCFDQFKHFIKSNFNICKWIGISTVSIQGLSLLLAMVLKAIGSRRYYESDDEYAPERLPFLKNTLHSPTACVIGDPVFPSKNDTWNKQTEDK; encoded by the exons ATGGTAAGAATGTTAAGGGCTTGCATACGATCTTTGTTGAAGTTCGTTAATTCTGGAAATGGGATGGTCGGAATCGCCATGATTTTATACGGAATTTGGTTGATGAGGGCTTGGCAGAGGCATTTGGGTCATTTGCCATATGAAGGACCCAATGACCCAATTCCATG GTTCACGTACAGTTTTCTTGGCCTAGGAATTCTTTTATGTGTGATCACATGCTTGGGTCATATTGCAGCTGAAACTGCTAATGGTTGTTGCCTTCATCTG TATATGTTGCTTCTCTTTATGGTTATCATGGTTGAGGCTGGGGTGACAACAGATGTATTTCTGAATCGTGACTGGGCGGAG GATTTTCCAAAAGATCCGAGTGGATGCTTTGATCAGTTCAAACATTTCATCAAATCAAACTTCAATATCTGCAAATGGATAGGGATCTCAACTGTGTCTATTCag GGTTTGTCTCTCTTGTTGGCAATGGTACTAAAAGCAATTGGATCCCGTCGATATTACGAAAGCGATGATGAGTATGCTCCTGAGAGGCTTCCATTTCTTAAGAATACTCTTCACTCACCAACTGCATGTGTTATTGGGGACCCTGTCTTTCCATCTAAAAATGATACATGGAACAAACAAACCGAGGACAAG